The Epinephelus lanceolatus isolate andai-2023 chromosome 14, ASM4190304v1, whole genome shotgun sequence genome has a window encoding:
- the pdcl3 gene encoding phosducin-like protein 3, translated as MQDPNEDTEWNDILRKKGILPPKEVPKDDDEEEELALKQQSVVKTYEDMTLEELEENEDEFGEDDEAAIEMYRQQRLAEWKAAQVKNVFGELGEISGQDYVKEVNKAGDGIWVVLHLYKQGIPLCTLINQHMSMLARKFPQTKFLKSISTTCIPNYPDRNLPTIFVYFEGEMKAQFIGPLVFGGMNLKVEELEWRLSESGAVKTDLEENPKKQIEDKLMSSIRSSLPTRKDSDSEDEDY; from the exons ATGCAG gaCCCGAATGAAGACACTGAGTGGAACGACATCCTGAGGAAGAAAGGCATCCTTCCTCCCAAAGAGGttcctaaagatgatgatgaagaggaggagctggCCCTCAAGCAGCAGTCTGTCG TTAAAACATACGAGGACATGacgctggaggagctggaggagaatgaagatgagtttgGTGAAGACGATGAAGCTGCCATTGAGATGTACAG acagCAGCGTCTGGCGGAGTGGAAGGCGGCTCAGGTGAAGAACGTGTTCGGGGAGTTGGGGGAAATCTCCGGACAGGACTACGTCAAGGAGGTCAACAAGGCCGGAGACGGCATCTGGGTGGTGCTGCACCTCTATAAACAGGG CATCCCTCTGTGCACCCTCATCAACCAACACATGAGCATGTTGGCCAGGAAGTTCCCTCAGACCAAGTTCCTCAAGTCCATCTCCACCACCTGTATCCCCAACTACCCCGACCGCAACCTGCCCACCATCTTCGTCTACTTCGAGGGAGAGATGAAGGCCCAGTTCATTGGGCCGCTGGTCTTTGGAGGCATGAACCTCAAAGTTGAAG AGCTGGAGTGGAGGTTATCAGAGTCTGGGGCGGTGAAGACAGACCTGGAGGAAAACCCCAAGAAGCAAATCGAAGACAAGCTGATGTCATCGATCAGATCTTCGCTTCCTACACGGAAGGACAGTGACTCTGAGGACGAGGACTATTAG
- the nms gene encoding neuromedin-S, whose translation MSVPTVRQLFLLCFFWCLGSWSSADASPFDQWEDGIQLRKVRGVQSDDLSDALWEDQKEEQVQNVFKRFLFHYSKARNSVGAVQQESHSVHPLMRLSPKLSQRRKKKVLLLKIRGLPEGML comes from the exons atgTCTGTACCAACTGTGAGACAACTTTTTCTCCTGTGTTTCTTCTGGTGTCTGGGATCATGGAGCTCAGCAG ATGCCAGTCCGTTTGATCAGTGGGAGGACGGGATCCAGTTAAGGAAG GTGCGAGGCGTCCAGAGTGATGACCTGAGTGATGCATTGTGGGAGGATCAGAAAGAG GAGCAGGTCCAGAACGTCTTCAAAAGA TTCCTGTTTCATTACTCTAAAGCACGAAACTCAGTAGGAGCCGTGCAGCAGGAG tctcACTCAGTCCATCCTCTGATGAGACTTTCTCCCAAACTATCccagaggagaaagaagaaggTTTTACTGTTG AAGATTCGCGGTCTGCCTGAGGGGATGTTGTAG